The sequence below is a genomic window from Acidilobus saccharovorans 345-15.
TCGCGGCTGCGGTAAGCGACGCGCTTAAGCAGTGCCAGGCGGCCGCGCTCAGAGGCCACGGCATAGTGGCCTACTCCTCTCGCGACGTCTATGAGGCCCTTGATATTGTTGAAGCCCTGAGTGACCTGGCCGAGGTTCAACTGTACATTAACTTAATGAGAAGGTGAACTTCAATACGTAAAGAAAAGGGGCTCCTGAGTTACGAGGGTCTCAGTGCATAATAAAGGAACCCTATGGGGTTAACCTCCCGGCGTTCCATGATATGTAGCATCACGCCACACGGCGTCCCATATTTCCTGCTCGCTGAGAGTTATGTTCTTTATTATTGCGTTGTAGATCTGCGTCAGGAGGGCGTGATGGAAGCTCTCGTCCCTCAGCAGCATATCTATGAGGAACGTGAGCGCGGGGTCGGACTTTATCATATTATCATTTTTGAGCTTTTCAAGTTCGTCTATGCTCTCCTTCTCCATCTTTATGTGCGACTCTATGTCGTTAAGCACGGCCGAGGACTCCGCCTGGTCTATGAGTCCCGCGCCCTGAATTATGGATGCCATAGTTTCATAAATCTTAGAGTGCTTTATTGAATCCTGGGACACGGCGTCCATTATGAGCTTTACCACCGGGTTCTGGGACCTCTCGGAGGTCGCCCTCAGCTTTTCCGCATACTCAAGCTCACGTTTAGACTCATTCTTAAAGTACTCGGCCAGCCTTCTCCTGGCCTCAAAGTCCTGCAGCGCCAACTCGCTCACTAAGTAGAAAGCTGTTCTAGTCGCGTATAAAGTTTCATTACGTGAACATATAATATTTAGCCTTTAACCATAGGCTGTCCGGTGGGACCACGAGGCTTATTGACCTACATGAGGACATAGGGTACTGGTACTCCAGGGGCTATGACTTCGTGTCGGGGCAAGGTCCCGCGAGCCTTGATAAGCTGTCAAAGTTAGGCGACGTTGCAGTAGTGGCCATGATATTCCCCGCGGTCGGCAGGGGAAGGTATGACTTAACGCTTAACGTGCTGCTCAACCAGCTTAAGTACTTCCTAAGCCTTGAGCTCGAGGGCAAGGTAAGAATAGTGAGGAGGGCCAGCGACCTGGATCAGCCTGGGGTGAAGCTAATAATAGGGCTCGAGGGCACGGATGCCCTAAGCGACGCTTATGATTTGCTCTGGCTCTTTAACGCTGGCCTCAGGGTAATAGCTCCAACTTGGAACTATAACACCAAGTTCGCGTCCTCCTGCACCTCAAAGAAGGACTACGGCCTCACAGACCAGGGCGAGGAGCTGGTAAAGCTTGCCAACGAGCTTGGAGTGATAATAGACGTGTCGCACTCGTCCAGGCAGACGACCCTTGACGTGACGTCACTAAGCAGGAAGCCCGTCATAGCCACCCACAGCAACGTGATGGCACTTAAGCAGCACTACAGGAACCTCGACGACGCGGAGATAGAAGGCATAGTAAAGACCGGGGGCGTGATTGGCGTGACCAGCATACCGGGCACGCTGCCATCCGACGACATAAATGGAATAGCCACAGTGGCCAGCTACATCGGCGAGAGGTTTGGGTGGGACTACGTGGCCCTGGGCACGGACTTCCTAGGCCTTGACAAGTACCCGCAGGGGTTCTCAGACCTCTCCAACATTGATGACCTGGCTTCAAGGCTTGGCAGCCACGCAGAGGCCGTCCTGTGGGGCAACGCGCTGCGCGTCTTCAGACAGGCGCTGCCGCAGTAGCCAATTAGCCCTACTTGAGCTTTTAAACATCCCTCGTCGTTACAACTTTTGAGCTGACCGACATGGGAAGCAAGCTGGTCTACAACATAATAAGGTCCGAGTCTGGCACGGTGTTAGCAGTAGCTGACGCCGAGCTACTAAATAGGAGGTTCACAAGGGAGGACGGGGCGGTGCTTGAAGTTAACGAGGAGTTCTTCGGAGATAAGGTTGGCGATGAGAACGACGTGCTGAGGCACTTTGACGAAGCCGACATGATAGTGCTCGTCGGCAAGAGGTCGGTGGAGCTTGCAGCGAGGCTCGGCCTTGTAGCCCCAGGCTCTGAGATAGTGGTGGGTGGAGTACCTTACGTGCAGATATTCAAGTCGCTCATGTTGGGCTGAGCCCTTCCTCGAGCCCTGCGACTTGCCTTAGATGGGAGTCCCCACTCCGTTGGGCTCGATAACCCGTAGGCCCACGAGGTTTCAAAAGCCCTGCGGCAAGGCGGAAGTCCCTGCGCCGACCATGATTTAAGGAAATGATTAAGCGAAGGCGCAGGACAAACGGTAAACTCCAAAAGAGCTCAGCTGAGCCCCCTATATGCAGCCCATAAGCTTGGCCTTTTATTTACAGGGTCAAATATAGCAGGCGGGTGATCACGTGGGAGACATAGTGGTGTTGCTGAAGCCGGCCCTCAACCCGGAGATGATAAGGGGGACCCCCGAGGGCTCCGTGGACTTTGACTACATGCCCCTGAAGCTCTCCGACATAGACAGGAACGCGGTGGAGGAGGCGGTAAGGATCAGGGACCAGTACCTCAAGGGCTCAAAGATTTACTCCATAAGCGTAGCTACATGGGGGCCCGTGGCTAAGAGGGACAAGGACATAAAGATGGCCGTTCAGGAGGGCCTGGCAAAGGGTGTGGACGAGGCCTACATAGTTGAGGATGACTTAATAACCCCTGGAGACCAGGTGACCACAGCTTCCGCTATAGTGGCTGTGCTCAGGAAGTTCAACATAAAGCCGGATATAATACTGGCCGGCGAGGCCACCATTGATGGGTTCTCGGGCCAGGTGGCGGGCAGGGTCGCCGCGAAGCTCGACCTGCCCTACGTTAGCTTCGCGAGAAAAATAGATATCAAAGGCAACACCCTGGTGGCCGAGAGAGACGTGGAGGACTACGTGGAGGTTGTAGAGGCCCCGCTTCCCGCAGTTGTGAGCGTCACCAGGGAGATAAACTCTCCAAGGCCTCCAACACTGATACAGATAAGGATGGCCTCAAGGAAGCCGCAGCACGTGGTCAAGTTAAGCGACCTAAGCGACGTGGTGACACCAAAGAAGAAGCTCTCAGCTGCCAGGGTGCTTGCGGTCAAGAGGAAGCAGGTAATGATAGAGGGCAAGACCCTTGAGGAGACTGCCGACAAGCTGATAGATGCCCTGGTTTCCGAGGGCGTGATAAAGGCGTGAGGTGATGGCAATGGCTTCCTCGTTGGTCGTTGGAGGTTCTGAAGATGACATAGCTGAGGCCCTAACTATAGCCAGGCAGCTGGGCAGCGTACACATAGTGGCTTATGGCAACGTTAATGCGGCCTCGCTGGCCGAGTACGGCCACATAGTCTATCATATAGCCCAGGACGACCCTGAGTCCATATTCAAGGCTGTTAAGGAGATCTATGACCAGGTCAAGCCTTCCCTTGTAGTCGCCTTAACCTCTAAGAACCTGAAGGACGCCCTCTCGAGGCTTGCAGGGCTCTACGATCTGCCCATGGCAACTGAGGTCTTCAATGTGAAGCTCTCAGGCGACCAGGTCTCATACACTCGCGGCTTCCTAAGCGGGAGGGCGCTGGAGGACGACGTAGTCCCACTGCCAGCGGTCCTCCTCCTGGCCGCCAGGAAGACGCCCAAGGCGCAGAAGTCGCAGTCCAAAGGCGACGTAAAGGAGCTAACGGTCACTCCATCCATTAAAGTTGTTGAGAGAAGGCCCAAGGAGAGGGGCGGCGTTAATATAGAGGCGGCTGAGATAATAGTGAGTGTCGGGAGGGGGTTCAGGAGCAAGGACGACCTCAAGCTGGCCTTTGATCTGGCGGAGGTGCTCAACGCCCAGA
It includes:
- a CDS encoding DUF424 domain-containing protein yields the protein MGSKLVYNIIRSESGTVLAVADAELLNRRFTREDGAVLEVNEEFFGDKVGDENDVLRHFDEADMIVLVGKRSVELAARLGLVAPGSEIVVGGVPYVQIFKSLMLG
- a CDS encoding electron transfer flavoprotein subunit beta/FixA family protein, with protein sequence MGDIVVLLKPALNPEMIRGTPEGSVDFDYMPLKLSDIDRNAVEEAVRIRDQYLKGSKIYSISVATWGPVAKRDKDIKMAVQEGLAKGVDEAYIVEDDLITPGDQVTTASAIVAVLRKFNIKPDIILAGEATIDGFSGQVAGRVAAKLDLPYVSFARKIDIKGNTLVAERDVEDYVEVVEAPLPAVVSVTREINSPRPPTLIQIRMASRKPQHVVKLSDLSDVVTPKKKLSAARVLAVKRKQVMIEGKTLEETADKLIDALVSEGVIKA
- a CDS encoding electron transfer flavoprotein subunit alpha/FixB family protein, with the protein product MASSLVVGGSEDDIAEALTIARQLGSVHIVAYGNVNAASLAEYGHIVYHIAQDDPESIFKAVKEIYDQVKPSLVVALTSKNLKDALSRLAGLYDLPMATEVFNVKLSGDQVSYTRGFLSGRALEDDVVPLPAVLLLAARKTPKAQKSQSKGDVKELTVTPSIKVVERRPKERGGVNIEAAEIIVSVGRGFRSKDDLKLAFDLAEVLNAQIGCSRPVAADLKWLSEDHWVGLSGHKVAPKLYMAIGISGAPQHLAGITDAKLVVAINNDKSAPIFKNCDYGVVADLYQFVPVLTKRLRERLHK
- a CDS encoding dipeptidase produces the protein MDLHEDIGYWYSRGYDFVSGQGPASLDKLSKLGDVAVVAMIFPAVGRGRYDLTLNVLLNQLKYFLSLELEGKVRIVRRASDLDQPGVKLIIGLEGTDALSDAYDLLWLFNAGLRVIAPTWNYNTKFASSCTSKKDYGLTDQGEELVKLANELGVIIDVSHSSRQTTLDVTSLSRKPVIATHSNVMALKQHYRNLDDAEIEGIVKTGGVIGVTSIPGTLPSDDINGIATVASYIGERFGWDYVALGTDFLGLDKYPQGFSDLSNIDDLASRLGSHAEAVLWGNALRVFRQALPQ